The Sphingomonas sanxanigenens DSM 19645 = NX02 genome includes a region encoding these proteins:
- the rfbB gene encoding dTDP-glucose 4,6-dehydratase, translating into MTLNQPLRVLVTGGAGFIGSALVRQLIRETPHEVLNIDALTYAGNLSSLAEVDQSPRYRFAQADICDQEAIGALFAEFKPDIVTHLAAESHVDRSIDGPAAFIQTNIVGTFTMLSAALDYWRGLDAEAQARFRFHHISTDEVFGALGDEGYFTEETPYDPRSPYSASKAGSDHLVSAWHHTYGLPVVITNCSNNYGPYHFPEKLIPLMIIKCLAGETLPVYGQGTNVRDWLFVDDHAAALRAVFERGKVGESYMVGGNSERKNIDVVKTICATLDRLRPREDGKSYAEQISYVTDRPGHDFRYAIDATKLKTELGWQPRETFESGIEKTIDWYLQHEGWWQEILSGAYRGERLGVG; encoded by the coding sequence ATGACCTTGAACCAACCTCTTCGCGTACTCGTTACCGGCGGCGCAGGCTTCATCGGATCGGCGCTGGTGCGCCAGTTGATCCGCGAGACGCCGCACGAGGTGCTCAATATCGACGCGCTGACCTATGCCGGCAACCTCAGTTCGCTGGCAGAGGTCGATCAGAGCCCGCGCTACCGTTTCGCGCAGGCCGATATCTGCGACCAGGAGGCGATCGGCGCGCTGTTCGCCGAATTCAAGCCCGACATCGTCACGCACCTCGCCGCCGAGTCGCATGTCGACCGCTCGATCGATGGCCCGGCGGCGTTCATCCAGACCAACATCGTCGGCACCTTCACCATGTTGTCGGCGGCGCTCGACTATTGGCGCGGGCTGGATGCCGAGGCGCAGGCGCGCTTTCGCTTCCATCATATCTCCACCGACGAGGTGTTCGGCGCGCTGGGCGACGAGGGCTATTTCACAGAAGAGACGCCCTATGATCCGCGTTCGCCCTATTCGGCGTCGAAGGCGGGGTCCGACCATCTGGTGAGCGCCTGGCACCACACCTACGGCCTGCCGGTGGTGATCACCAACTGCTCGAACAATTACGGGCCCTATCACTTCCCCGAGAAGCTGATCCCGCTGATGATCATCAAATGCCTCGCGGGCGAGACGCTGCCGGTCTATGGCCAGGGCACCAATGTCCGCGACTGGCTGTTCGTGGACGATCATGCGGCGGCGCTGCGCGCGGTGTTCGAACGCGGCAAGGTCGGCGAGAGCTACATGGTCGGCGGCAACAGCGAGCGGAAGAATATCGACGTCGTCAAGACGATCTGTGCCACGCTCGACCGCCTGCGTCCGCGCGAGGACGGCAAATCCTATGCTGAGCAGATCAGCTACGTCACCGACCGGCCCGGCCACGACTTCCGCTATGCGATCGACGCGACCAAGCTGAAGACCGAGCTGGGCTGGCAGCCGCGCGAAACCTTCGAGAGCGGCATCGAGAAGACCATCGACTGGTATCTCCAGCATGAGGGCTGGTGGCAGGAAATCCTGTCGGGTGCCTATCGCGGCGAACGCCTCGGCGTCGGCTAA
- the rfbC gene encoding dTDP-4-dehydrorhamnose 3,5-epimerase: MPVLLITPRRFEDERGWFSETFSDRAIEALGITHPFVQDNHSMSRPVGTLRGLHYQAPPHAQAKLVRCVRGRIWDVAVDIRKGSPTYGQWTAAELSAANGSQLYVPAGFLHGFVTLEPDTEVIYKVSSYYAPESDGGIAWNDPDIGLPWPLPEAGPTLSVKDGKLSSLADFDSPFAYDGVPLTPVA; this comes from the coding sequence TTGCCCGTTCTGCTCATCACCCCGCGCCGCTTCGAAGACGAGCGCGGCTGGTTCTCCGAGACCTTCAGCGATCGCGCCATCGAGGCGCTGGGGATCACCCATCCGTTCGTTCAGGACAATCATTCGATGTCCCGCCCGGTCGGCACCTTGCGCGGGCTGCACTATCAGGCGCCGCCGCACGCGCAGGCCAAGCTGGTGCGTTGCGTGCGCGGCCGGATCTGGGACGTCGCGGTCGATATCCGCAAGGGATCGCCGACATACGGCCAATGGACCGCAGCGGAACTGAGCGCGGCCAACGGCAGCCAGCTCTATGTGCCCGCCGGCTTCCTGCACGGCTTCGTCACGCTCGAGCCGGACACCGAGGTGATCTACAAGGTCTCAAGCTATTATGCGCCGGAAAGCGACGGCGGCATCGCGTGGAACGACCCCGACATCGGCCTGCCCTGGCCGCTGCCGGAAGCCGGCCCGACCCTGTCCGTGAAGGACGGCAAGCTGTCCAGCCTCGCCGACTTCGACAGCCCCTTCGCTTATGACGGCGTGCCGCTGACGCCGGTCGCCTGA
- a CDS encoding exopolysaccharide biosynthesis polyprenyl glycosylphosphotransferase — translation MAAQAATLPSAPDFDSIPPLPADLPRPKKTRRLAISLAVLAGDIIAITLAFVLVGLIRFDGVLASDTTNMLVAILPVYLGTALNSNAYDTRAVSQWRMGMYRATTSLLFTSGAAILAVFFLKATGDFSRLVFGFGVATAFALLVVQRFAFSRVARRALGNSALTEIIIRDNVDIDASGGRFVIDAKRYRLAPAIDDPVMMDRLGCVLKNADRVIVACAPKDRQRWALALKGADVNAEVLAPELDAIGPLQLGRLGGRTTLQVATGRLGITDRTLKRMLDLALTLAAMPVLAPIMAVIAIAVKLDSPGPVFFVQQRIGQGNRMFNMYKFRSMRVELLDNTGSRSASRDDDRITRVGRIIRRTSMDELPQILNVLFGSMSIVGPRPHALASKAENLLFWDIDHRYWDRHAMKPGLTGLAQIRGFRGATNHQSDLKNRLQADLEYLSGWTVWRDIAIILSTFRVLVHRNAF, via the coding sequence GTGGCGGCCCAAGCGGCCACGCTGCCCTCCGCACCGGATTTCGACTCGATTCCGCCCCTTCCGGCGGACCTTCCCCGTCCCAAGAAGACGCGGCGGCTTGCGATCTCGCTGGCGGTGCTGGCGGGAGACATCATCGCGATCACGCTGGCCTTCGTGCTCGTCGGCCTGATCCGTTTCGACGGCGTGCTCGCCAGCGACACCACCAACATGCTGGTCGCGATCCTGCCGGTCTATCTCGGCACGGCGCTCAACAGCAACGCCTATGACACGCGGGCGGTGAGCCAGTGGCGCATGGGCATGTACCGCGCCACGACCTCGCTGCTGTTCACCAGCGGCGCGGCGATCCTCGCGGTCTTCTTCCTGAAGGCGACCGGCGATTTCTCGCGCCTCGTGTTCGGCTTCGGCGTCGCCACCGCCTTCGCGCTGCTCGTCGTGCAGCGCTTCGCCTTCTCCCGCGTGGCGCGCCGCGCGCTGGGCAACAGCGCGCTGACCGAAATCATCATCCGCGACAATGTCGATATCGACGCCAGCGGCGGCCGATTCGTCATCGACGCCAAGCGCTATCGCCTCGCGCCCGCCATCGACGATCCGGTGATGATGGATCGGCTGGGCTGCGTGCTCAAGAACGCCGACCGCGTGATCGTCGCCTGCGCGCCCAAGGATCGCCAGCGCTGGGCGCTCGCGCTGAAGGGCGCGGACGTCAACGCCGAGGTACTTGCGCCGGAACTCGATGCGATCGGCCCGCTTCAGCTCGGCCGTCTCGGCGGTCGCACGACCTTGCAGGTTGCGACCGGCCGCCTCGGCATTACCGATCGCACCTTGAAGCGCATGCTCGATCTGGCCCTGACGCTTGCGGCGATGCCGGTGCTCGCGCCGATCATGGCGGTCATCGCCATTGCGGTGAAGCTCGACAGCCCCGGCCCCGTCTTCTTCGTCCAGCAGCGGATCGGCCAGGGCAACCGCATGTTCAACATGTACAAGTTCCGCTCGATGCGCGTCGAACTGCTCGACAATACGGGCTCGCGCTCGGCCTCGCGCGACGATGACCGTATCACCCGCGTCGGCCGGATCATCCGCCGCACCAGCATGGACGAACTGCCGCAGATCCTGAACGTGCTGTTCGGCAGCATGTCGATCGTCGGCCCGCGCCCGCACGCGCTCGCCTCCAAGGCGGAAAACCTGCTGTTCTGGGATATCGACCATCGGTATTGGGATCGCCACGCGATGAAGCCGGGCCTTACCGGCCTCGCCCAGATCCGCGGCTTCCGCGGCGCGACCAACCATCAGTCCGACCTCAAGAACCGTCTGCAGGCGGACCTCGAATATCTCTCCGGATGGACGGTTTGGCGCGATATCGCGATCATTCTCTCCACCTTCCGCGTGCTCGTGCACCGCAATGCCTTCTGA
- a CDS encoding metallophosphoesterase — protein MLGFRWKARRDRREEPAPRVARVPEGDRVYAIGDVHGRLDLLKALLLQIEADTLRRGAATGVHIVFLGDLIDRGPESAQVIDFLISYKPVGRTLHFIAGNHEECFLDMLNGSTTSESGWFQFGGYETLQSYGVPERAIIARGAVLQQEMAERVPQAHIEFLSKMVDQVRIGDYLFVHAGIKPGQPLDRQNPQDLRWIREEFLEDPTDHGVVVVHGHSISRMPVVRGNRIGIDTGAYKSGRLTALGLEGDQSWFLATRSYEEDVAA, from the coding sequence ATGCTGGGGTTCAGATGGAAAGCGCGCAGAGACAGGAGGGAGGAGCCGGCGCCGCGCGTCGCGCGGGTGCCCGAGGGTGATCGCGTCTATGCGATCGGCGACGTCCATGGCCGGCTCGACCTGCTCAAGGCCCTGCTGCTCCAGATCGAGGCGGACACATTGCGCCGCGGGGCGGCCACCGGCGTCCATATCGTCTTTCTCGGCGATCTGATCGATCGTGGCCCTGAATCGGCGCAGGTGATCGATTTCCTGATCTCCTATAAGCCGGTGGGGCGTACGCTGCATTTCATCGCCGGCAATCATGAGGAATGTTTCCTCGACATGCTGAACGGCAGCACGACCTCCGAATCGGGTTGGTTCCAGTTCGGCGGCTATGAGACGCTGCAAAGCTATGGCGTTCCGGAGCGCGCGATCATCGCGCGCGGCGCAGTGCTGCAGCAGGAAATGGCCGAGCGCGTGCCGCAGGCCCATATCGAATTCCTGTCGAAGATGGTCGATCAGGTGCGCATCGGCGACTATCTGTTCGTTCATGCCGGCATCAAGCCGGGGCAGCCGCTCGATCGCCAGAACCCGCAGGACCTGCGCTGGATCCGTGAGGAGTTTCTCGAAGACCCGACCGATCACGGCGTCGTGGTCGTCCATGGACACAGCATCTCGCGCATGCCCGTCGTCCGTGGCAACCGCATCGGCATCGATACCGGCGCCTACAAGAGCGGCCGACTCACCGCGCTCGGGCTCGAAGGGGACCAGAGCTGGTTCCTTGCGACGCGCAGCTATGAAGAAGATGTTGCCGCCTGA
- a CDS encoding CarD family transcriptional regulator, whose protein sequence is MAAKALSFDVGDYVVYPKHGVGRVIELQSQEIAGAKLDLYVLRFEKERMTLRVPFNKAESVGMRKLSSDKTLREALDTLKGKPKVKRTMWSRRAQEYEAKINSGDLVSIAEVVRDLFRADDQPEQSYSERQIFEAAASRLARELAAMEETDEPGALNKILDILRKAAAIHNKTGAHAVA, encoded by the coding sequence ATGGCTGCCAAAGCGCTGAGCTTCGATGTCGGCGATTATGTTGTTTATCCCAAGCACGGTGTGGGCCGTGTGATCGAGTTGCAGAGCCAGGAAATTGCCGGAGCGAAGCTCGACCTCTACGTCCTGCGCTTCGAGAAGGAGCGTATGACGCTCCGTGTTCCGTTCAACAAGGCCGAATCGGTCGGCATGCGCAAGCTGTCGAGCGACAAGACGCTCAGGGAAGCGCTCGACACGCTGAAGGGCAAGCCCAAGGTCAAGCGCACCATGTGGTCGCGCCGTGCGCAGGAGTATGAGGCGAAGATCAATTCGGGCGACCTCGTGTCGATCGCCGAGGTGGTCCGCGATCTGTTCCGTGCCGACGACCAGCCCGAGCAGAGCTATTCCGAGCGCCAGATCTTCGAAGCTGCCGCCAGCCGCCTCGCGCGCGAACTGGCCGCAATGGAAGAAACCGATGAGCCCGGCGCGCTCAACAAGATCCTGGACATCCTGCGCAAGGCCGCCGCGATCCACAACAAGACCGGCGCGCACGCCGTCGCCTGA
- a CDS encoding VOC family protein, with protein sequence MTIRPFHLAFPVHDLDAARLFYGGLLGCAEGRSAETWIDFDLFGHQIVAHLDPAAGERSAHRNPVDGHDVPVPHFGVVLTMADWRVLADRLTEAGMSFGIAPHIRFVGQPGEQATMFFTDPSGNALEFKAFPDDAMLFAR encoded by the coding sequence ATGACGATCCGCCCGTTCCACCTGGCCTTTCCCGTGCACGATCTCGATGCCGCACGCCTGTTTTATGGGGGGCTGCTGGGCTGCGCCGAGGGTCGCAGCGCCGAAACATGGATCGATTTCGATCTCTTCGGCCACCAGATCGTCGCGCATCTCGACCCTGCGGCGGGCGAACGATCGGCGCATCGCAATCCCGTCGATGGCCATGACGTGCCCGTACCGCATTTCGGCGTGGTGCTGACGATGGCAGACTGGCGGGTGCTGGCCGATCGGCTGACCGAAGCGGGCATGAGCTTCGGCATCGCGCCGCACATCCGCTTCGTCGGCCAACCCGGCGAACAGGCGACGATGTTCTTCACCGATCCCAGTGGCAACGCACTGGAGTTCAAGGCCTTTCCCGACGACGCGATGCTGTTCGCGCGCTGA
- the lnt gene encoding apolipoprotein N-acyltransferase, translating into MFSRPKILAFVAGFLSATGFAPLDLWPVTLVAFALLLYLVREAGSLRGALARGYWFGVGHFTLGLNWIAHAFTYQDKMPWQLGYGAVVLLSLYLAVYPAAAAGLAWRRGRHDTAVFALVFAAAWTVTEWLRATLFTGFAWNPLSAVLLPPGPAQILLPWVGTYGLSALVLLLAAAVLHIADCVGTHRAVRPASIGWTAPATLLCALFLPLSIKVMGFYPDSRTIAEDKAQPLIRVVQPNIGQQQKYDPAMAAANFQRLARLSEKTQPGPRLLLWPESAIPDFLEEERWARLRVAALLGPRDMLLTGGVALIGDPEGRVIGARNSLFVVTPDARLAGRYDKAHLVPYGEYLPARPILSLIGISRLVPGDIDFWPGPGPQSLTVPGFGKVGVQICYEVIFSGQVVDRADRPAFLFNPSNDAWFGVWGPPQHLAQARMRAIEEAMPVVRSTPTGISAIVDADGRLLAAVPHHRAGYIERHLPPPAPPTLFARFGNLLGLILAALLAAAAIARARFAR; encoded by the coding sequence GTGTTCAGCCGGCCCAAGATCCTCGCTTTCGTCGCCGGATTTCTCTCGGCGACCGGCTTTGCGCCGCTCGATCTGTGGCCGGTCACCCTCGTCGCCTTCGCGCTGCTGCTCTATCTCGTGCGCGAGGCCGGAAGCCTGCGCGGGGCGCTTGCCCGCGGCTACTGGTTCGGCGTCGGTCATTTCACGCTCGGGCTGAACTGGATCGCGCACGCCTTCACCTATCAGGACAAGATGCCCTGGCAGCTCGGCTATGGCGCGGTCGTGCTGCTCTCGCTCTATCTGGCGGTCTATCCCGCCGCGGCGGCGGGCCTCGCCTGGCGCCGCGGCCGCCACGATACCGCGGTGTTCGCGTTGGTCTTCGCCGCCGCCTGGACGGTCACCGAATGGCTGCGCGCGACGCTGTTCACCGGCTTCGCCTGGAACCCGCTGTCGGCGGTGCTGCTACCGCCCGGCCCAGCGCAGATCCTGCTGCCGTGGGTCGGCACCTACGGTCTCTCGGCGCTCGTCCTGCTGCTCGCGGCCGCGGTTCTGCACATCGCCGACTGCGTCGGCACGCATCGCGCCGTGCGCCCGGCCAGCATCGGATGGACCGCCCCGGCAACGCTGCTGTGCGCGCTGTTCCTGCCGCTGTCGATCAAGGTGATGGGCTTCTATCCCGATAGCCGCACCATCGCCGAAGACAAGGCTCAGCCGCTGATTCGGGTGGTGCAGCCCAATATCGGCCAGCAGCAGAAATATGATCCGGCGATGGCCGCCGCCAATTTCCAGCGGCTCGCGCGTCTTTCGGAAAAGACGCAGCCGGGCCCGCGCCTGCTGCTGTGGCCCGAATCGGCGATTCCGGATTTTCTCGAGGAGGAACGCTGGGCACGGCTGCGCGTCGCGGCCTTGCTCGGCCCGCGCGATATGCTGCTCACCGGCGGCGTCGCGCTGATCGGCGATCCCGAGGGCCGCGTGATCGGCGCGCGCAACAGCCTGTTCGTGGTCACCCCCGATGCCCGCCTTGCCGGCCGCTACGACAAGGCGCACCTCGTGCCCTATGGCGAATATCTGCCGGCGCGGCCGATCCTGTCGCTGATCGGCATTTCAAGGCTGGTGCCGGGCGATATCGATTTCTGGCCGGGGCCAGGGCCGCAGAGCCTGACCGTTCCGGGTTTCGGCAAGGTCGGCGTGCAGATCTGCTATGAGGTGATCTTCTCCGGCCAGGTGGTCGATCGCGCCGATCGACCCGCCTTCCTGTTCAATCCGTCCAACGATGCCTGGTTCGGTGTGTGGGGGCCGCCGCAGCATCTGGCGCAGGCGCGGATGCGCGCGATCGAGGAAGCGATGCCGGTCGTACGCTCCACCCCCACCGGCATCTCGGCGATCGTCGATGCCGATGGGCGCCTGCTCGCGGCGGTGCCGCATCATCGGGCGGGCTATATCGAGCGGCACCTGCCGCCTCCCGCGCCGCCGACGCTGTTTGCGCGCTTCGGCAACCTGCTGGGGCTCATCCTTGCCGCCTTGCTCGCGGCAGCAGCGATTGCGCGCGCGCGTTTCGCACGCTAA
- the metK gene encoding methionine adenosyltransferase, whose protein sequence is MRSNYLFTSESVSEGHPDKVADQISDAVVDLFLSRDPVARVACETMVTTQRIVLAGEVRCEQDVFPSLAEIEHAARETVKRIGYEQHGFHWQTAEFACHLHGQSAHIAQGVDESGNKDEGAGDQGIMFGFACDETPDLMPATLYYSHRILEKMAADRHARVVDFLEPDAKSQVTLKFENGVPTGATALVVSTQHSKSLSSDAGQRRLRDYAMSVFEEVMPKGWLPADQSQIYVNPTGLFEIGGPDGDAGLTGRKIIVDTYGGASPHGGGAFSGKDPTKVDRSAAYISRYLAKNIVAAGLAKRCTIQLSYAIGIAEPLSLYVDTHGTGTVDEAKIEAVLPKLVRLTPKGIRTHLGMNKAIYQPTAAYGHFGRKADGDFFTWEKTDLVEALKGELA, encoded by the coding sequence ATGCGCAGCAATTATCTCTTCACGTCCGAGAGCGTCTCCGAAGGCCATCCGGACAAGGTTGCCGACCAGATTTCGGACGCCGTCGTCGACCTTTTCCTGAGCCGTGACCCGGTGGCGCGCGTGGCGTGCGAGACGATGGTCACCACCCAGCGGATCGTGCTGGCCGGCGAAGTCCGCTGCGAGCAGGACGTTTTCCCGTCGCTCGCCGAGATCGAGCATGCCGCGCGCGAGACCGTGAAGCGTATCGGTTACGAGCAGCACGGCTTCCACTGGCAGACCGCCGAGTTCGCCTGCCACCTCCACGGCCAGTCCGCGCATATCGCGCAGGGCGTGGACGAGAGCGGCAACAAGGATGAGGGCGCCGGCGACCAGGGCATCATGTTCGGTTTCGCCTGCGACGAAACACCGGATCTGATGCCGGCGACGCTCTATTATTCGCACCGCATCCTCGAGAAGATGGCCGCCGACCGCCACGCCAGGGTCGTCGACTTCCTCGAGCCCGACGCCAAGAGCCAGGTGACGCTGAAGTTCGAGAATGGCGTGCCGACCGGCGCGACCGCGCTCGTCGTTTCCACCCAGCATTCCAAGTCGCTCAGCAGCGATGCCGGCCAGCGCCGCCTGCGCGACTATGCGATGAGCGTGTTCGAGGAGGTCATGCCCAAGGGCTGGCTGCCCGCGGACCAGTCGCAGATCTACGTCAATCCGACGGGCCTGTTCGAAATCGGCGGCCCGGATGGCGACGCCGGCCTCACCGGCCGCAAGATCATCGTCGACACCTATGGCGGCGCCAGCCCGCATGGCGGCGGCGCGTTCAGCGGCAAGGATCCGACCAAGGTCGATCGCTCGGCCGCTTACATCTCGCGCTATCTGGCGAAGAACATCGTCGCTGCCGGCCTCGCCAAGCGCTGCACCATCCAGCTCAGCTATGCGATCGGCATCGCCGAGCCGCTGTCGCTCTATGTCGACACGCACGGCACCGGCACGGTGGACGAGGCGAAGATCGAGGCGGTGCTGCCCAAGCTCGTCCGGCTGACCCCCAAGGGCATCCGCACTCACCTGGGCATGAACAAGGCGATCTATCAGCCGACCGCCGCCTATGGCCATTTCGGCCGCAAGGCGGATGGCGACTTCTTCACCTGGGAAAAGACCGATCTGGTCGAGGCGCTGAAGGGCGAACTCGCCTGA
- a CDS encoding GNAT family N-acetyltransferase, with product MIKIRAAKPADANQIAAIYAPYVAASAVSFETDPPNAQSMRGRMAKAADRYPWLVATSEDADVVLGYAYANSFRDRPAYHWTVETSIYVAGDLQRQGVGRLLYSALIATLRAQDYVQAIAALAMPNEHTISLHESLGFRRAGMFREVGYKHGQWRDIGFWQLELTDSASPPPNPKPFSEVGVVGPY from the coding sequence ATGATCAAGATTCGCGCCGCAAAGCCCGCCGACGCCAACCAGATCGCCGCGATCTACGCCCCCTATGTGGCGGCGAGCGCGGTCTCGTTCGAAACCGATCCGCCCAATGCGCAGTCGATGCGCGGCCGCATGGCCAAGGCGGCGGACCGCTATCCCTGGCTGGTCGCGACCAGCGAGGATGCGGACGTGGTGCTGGGCTATGCCTATGCCAACAGCTTTCGCGATCGCCCCGCCTATCACTGGACGGTCGAGACCTCGATCTATGTCGCGGGCGATCTGCAGCGCCAGGGTGTCGGCCGGCTGCTCTATTCGGCGCTGATCGCGACCTTGCGCGCGCAGGATTATGTCCAGGCGATCGCCGCGCTGGCGATGCCCAACGAGCATACGATCTCGCTGCACGAATCGCTGGGCTTCCGCCGCGCCGGCATGTTCCGCGAGGTCGGCTACAAGCATGGCCAGTGGCGCGATATCGGCTTCTGGCAGCTGGAACTGACCGATAGCGCCAGCCCGCCCCCGAACCCCAAGCCGTTCAGCGAAGTGGGCGTCGTCGGGCCTTATTGA
- the sppA gene encoding signal peptide peptidase SppA → MKLVRGAWKLLVGIKDALVLLFMLLFFGLLFATLAATPNPGAVTAGALLVDLEGVIVEQPAETDPFAAVTGSQVMRENRLRDVVHALETAATDDRIKVVVLDLDRFAGGGQVALADVAAALDKVRARRKPVLAYATGYSDDGYQLAAHASEIWLNPMGAALFTGPGGSRLYYKGLIDKLGVTTHVYKVGVYKSAVEPYIRADQSPEAKQANQALADALWSGWQADVAKARPKAKLAAFIAAPDAALKAEGNDLAKAAVSAGIIDRLGDRTAFGKRVAEIAGASNNGVAGQYKHTKLANWLAANPASTSGDAIGIVTVAGVISDGEAGPGSAGGDTISKLILDAIAKNKLKALVVRIDSPGGSALASEQIRSALLEAKAKGLPIVVSMGSVAASGGYWVSTAGDRVFAEPATITGSIGVFGMFPTLENALAKIGVTSDGVATTPLSGQPDIYGGTTPQFDAVMQAGVETIYGRFLSIVSAARKLPTAEVDRIGQGRVWDGGTARQLKLVDAFGSLDAAVEEAAKRAKLDPAKVHRVYLEKPPSVFATLMKSFTEGGDEDDAGAPAADLLTRMAQQRIAVAERAVADARALAEGPAIQARCLECGEPTNNPSARLDLFTRLLAGLYR, encoded by the coding sequence GTGAAACTCGTGCGCGGCGCATGGAAGCTCCTGGTGGGCATCAAGGACGCGCTCGTCCTGCTGTTCATGCTGCTGTTCTTCGGACTCTTGTTCGCGACGCTGGCCGCCACGCCCAATCCCGGCGCGGTGACCGCGGGCGCGCTTCTCGTCGACCTCGAAGGCGTGATCGTCGAGCAGCCGGCGGAAACGGACCCGTTCGCCGCGGTCACCGGCAGCCAGGTCATGCGCGAGAACCGCCTGCGCGATGTCGTCCATGCGCTGGAGACCGCCGCAACCGACGATCGCATCAAGGTGGTGGTGCTGGATCTCGATCGCTTCGCCGGAGGCGGCCAGGTCGCGCTCGCCGATGTCGCCGCCGCGCTCGACAAGGTCCGCGCCCGGCGCAAACCGGTGCTCGCCTACGCCACCGGCTATAGCGACGATGGCTATCAACTCGCCGCGCACGCCTCCGAGATCTGGCTCAACCCGATGGGTGCTGCGCTGTTCACCGGCCCGGGCGGCTCGCGCCTCTATTACAAGGGGCTGATCGACAAGCTCGGCGTCACCACCCACGTCTACAAGGTCGGCGTCTACAAGTCCGCGGTGGAACCCTATATCCGCGCGGACCAGTCGCCCGAGGCCAAGCAAGCCAACCAGGCGCTTGCCGACGCTTTGTGGAGCGGCTGGCAGGCCGATGTGGCGAAGGCGCGCCCCAAGGCGAAGCTCGCCGCGTTCATCGCCGCCCCCGACGCCGCGCTGAAAGCCGAGGGCAACGACCTCGCCAAGGCGGCGGTCAGTGCCGGCATCATCGACAGGCTGGGCGACCGCACCGCCTTCGGCAAGCGCGTGGCCGAGATCGCGGGCGCGTCGAACAATGGCGTCGCGGGCCAGTACAAGCATACCAAACTCGCCAACTGGCTGGCCGCCAACCCGGCATCGACCAGCGGCGACGCGATCGGCATCGTCACCGTCGCCGGCGTGATCAGCGATGGCGAGGCCGGGCCCGGCAGCGCCGGCGGCGACACGATCTCGAAGCTGATCCTCGACGCCATCGCCAAGAACAAGCTGAAGGCGCTGGTCGTCCGCATCGATTCGCCCGGCGGCTCCGCGCTCGCCTCCGAACAGATCCGCTCGGCGCTGCTCGAAGCGAAGGCCAAGGGGCTGCCGATCGTCGTGTCGATGGGCTCCGTCGCGGCATCGGGCGGCTACTGGGTGTCGACCGCGGGCGACCGCGTGTTCGCCGAACCAGCGACGATCACCGGCTCGATCGGCGTGTTCGGCATGTTCCCGACGCTGGAGAATGCGCTCGCCAAGATCGGCGTGACCAGCGACGGCGTCGCCACCACGCCGCTCTCTGGCCAGCCGGACATCTATGGCGGCACGACACCGCAGTTCGACGCGGTGATGCAGGCGGGCGTGGAGACGATCTATGGCCGCTTCCTCTCGATCGTGTCGGCCGCGCGCAAGCTGCCCACCGCCGAGGTCGACCGCATCGGCCAGGGCCGCGTGTGGGACGGCGGCACGGCGCGGCAACTCAAGCTGGTCGACGCGTTCGGTTCGCTCGACGCGGCGGTCGAGGAGGCGGCGAAGCGCGCAAAGCTCGATCCCGCCAAGGTCCACCGCGTCTATCTGGAGAAACCCCCGAGCGTCTTCGCGACGCTGATGAAGAGCTTTACGGAAGGCGGGGACGAGGATGATGCCGGTGCGCCGGCCGCCGACCTGCTGACCCGGATGGCGCAGCAGCGCATCGCGGTGGCGGAGCGCGCGGTGGCGGATGCGCGGGCGTTGGCGGAAGGCCCGGCGATCCAGGCGCGGTGCCTGGAATGCGGCGAACCGACCAACAATCCCTCGGCACGGCTTGACCTGTTCACGCGCCTGCTGGCAGGCCTCTACCGATGA
- the groES gene encoding co-chaperone GroES, which yields MNFRPLHDRVLVRRVEAEQKTAGGIIIPDTAKEKPQEGEVVAAGSGAKAEDGKVTPLDVKAGDRILFGKWSGTEVKVNGEELLIMKESDILGIIG from the coding sequence ATGAATTTCCGTCCGCTGCACGATCGCGTGCTCGTCCGCCGCGTGGAGGCCGAGCAAAAGACGGCTGGTGGGATCATCATCCCCGACACCGCCAAGGAAAAGCCGCAGGAAGGCGAAGTCGTCGCCGCCGGTTCGGGCGCGAAGGCCGAAGACGGCAAGGTGACCCCGCTGGACGTCAAGGCCGGCGACCGCATCCTGTTCGGCAAGTGGTCGGGCACCGAGGTCAAGGTCAACGGCGAAGAGCTGCTGATCATGAAGGAATCGGACATCCTCGGCATCATCGGCTGA